The Alnus glutinosa chromosome 10, dhAlnGlut1.1, whole genome shotgun sequence DNA window GTGAGCCATGCACTTCATGTATTATTGCTTGTGCATTTGGCAATAGATTGTTATAATGCTTACAAGATacattttaaagagaaaaaaaaaaaagatgtaaagATACTActatttacttttcttcttcattcttagatttaatgatattttgatattCATTTGGGGgttcgtttattttttattttgatgttcTTTTGACTGGTGATTGTTTGACATGCTTATTTGACATGCTCGCATGCTTAgattggttggttggttgaatGATATTTTCTACGGTTGGTTGGTTGGTCTTTTGCATAGGCAAGACAAAATGTCAGTAAACAGTGGTGCGTCAAGTGCGTCAAGTGCATGTCCATTATGTTACTGTGGAGTGCCTGCACGTGTAAGGTATTCTTGGACTGATACAAATACCGGCAGAAAGTGGTATGGCTGTGAAAATTATAAggtacttttttaaattaatagtgTGTTATACTTTGTTTGCTAGTAGGTGGTGATAACATTTTTTAATCTTGCTTTGTCATGCAGAGAAagggtgattgtgatttttttgcatGGGCTAATAACGAAATGTCTGTACGAGACGAAGATAATGGAACGCCTGAAAGTCCTCGACGATAGAAGAAATGCAGATAATGATAGACTTGAGATTGGATGTAATACGACAGTTTATTTCATTGAACTTTTAGTTGGATGTACTTGCTAGTAATGAATTGTATTTAATGTAATGTAATGTTATGTTTAGTTCGCTATctattttttagttgtttaaaCAATTGTGTGTGATAGGTTAGTTGGATGTAATGTATAATCTTTGTTCTTTACATGTTTTGCTAGATTGTGTGTGATAGGCTAGATTGCCTAATATTTATGTACTAATTAAGAATGATCGATCCTGAAACTTGGGCAACCAATATTGGTTGCTCCAAGAATGTGTCTTGTGAGGGAGCAACAATGTGTCTTGTGAGGTATCTCACAAGACACATTCTTGGAGCAACCATTAGAATTTACATCTTTTAGttctgatgattttttttttttatctacagcatttatttttctaaaaattgaaGACATAAACATTGGCGTGTAAATTCTTTCAAGCATTTATTCCAACAAAATCTCAACCAAAAAGAGCTACTAGCACAATTGTATCACTCTGTACCTGACTCCTAATCCAAGCATTGCTTTTGGATTTGTGTTACAAGctaaaataattatacaagtcaCCACAACATATATATGTTCAGGTGTTTAATATTGCATAACTTTTTTAAGTATAGTGTCATACATGACCAAATGGAAAACAATCTAGGAACTGAATTAAGTAAACTTATAAGACAAAATGGAAAAAGATTCAAATAATTTTCTGATGACAGGTGCTAGGATGCTATGGCGTACAAGCTAGGAACTGAATTAAGTAAACTTATATGAAAACAATCTTATTGGGGCTCGTTGAATGTACTGCAGTTGGCTTGAGAACCTCGTGAGTGTTCTTCTTAGTTGCCTCATTATTGGAGTTTATAGACTCCATTGATTCACATTCTTTGTCCAGAGGAGTGGTAGGCAATTGAGGATTGCCTTGTGTTTCAACCAGTGATTGATTGACAAATAAGTCAAGAGGAGGTACCATCGAAGTATCAACTGACTGCAGAAATATAAATAGCAAATACATCAGACACAAAAAGAAGAGACAGAGAGCtccaactaaaaaattattaccaaTGTTTCATGCACCCACaagcaaaaataaagaaacacaaCATCACATATGTGAAGTGGACATCATATGGAAAAAGGCAATAGTTTCTCATTGATGATACTATCTTTTTAAGGGGATTTCTTTACTTTTGATGGATAAGAAAGTGACCTGTTCTATATATCTTTGAAAAATAGCTAATATCACGTTTGGAGGGAGGGAAAGTTTATGCTAGATGGTAGCAGATAGAGTCTTGACATGTTCCTTGCTGTTTAATTTCTTTATGCCTTGTTGTTTGGTTGTACACGATTTGGCATCTATATTAAAGCTCTactaagaaaaaggaaacaaatttttgagataaaaagcAGGCTTGAATTCAtcatttttgttcataattttcATAAGTAACACCAGAACtgggaaaaaagaaatgaaaacacaCAAGTAGTTGAAGTTTGTATGCATTAATCAAGAAAATTCATTATAATTGCAGAGCACCTACAAAGCTCATAAAAAGATCTACAAGTTAGGAAGTAACACCCCTCCTAATAGAACAATTTGACTACCAGGTTTCCAAGCACAGATACCGTATTGTAAAGAAGAACAGCAAAGCTATACCAAGACAATAACAAAAGCAGTGGAAGTTACATTGACAGTTACTAAGTTGTCCAATTCCTCTCACCTCTGTTATAACAAGTAAAACTCCAATTAGAAGGCAAAGAATACCACTGCAGATGCTACCCCGTAGTCCATCAGCCACCCAATCAGGACActataataaatacaataataGAAAACGTAGTAGCAGAACACTGTAATAAATACAATAATAGAAAACATAGTAGCAGAACActataataaatacaataataaaaaacatagaacactataataaatacaataataGAAAACTGCCGGGTACCTTATAATTTTGAACAGCACAGTTGGGAAACTTGTAAAGAGATATAATACTATAAGGGTAGTTTGAATAGATGATCTCCTGCCTATTTGGTTCAAGAACAACAAAAACCTGTTGAAGAAAGATACATTACAAGACTTATAGGCACCAAAAAAGTAGAAGACAGACTTCATATTGATTTATGATTTCCTGAGGTTGTATCATCTGTTAGTTTATGCACTGGATGTTAGTTTCCAATTCAACTTTCAAACATTTCTAACCATTCAGTGAGAGTGCTATTAGCTTTTGTGTGACATGTTCTGTGTCTACTTAATTAATTGACAAAGAATGGGCATGAGAACCAGAGGATTTTGACAAGTCTTAACAACTAAATTATCCTTTGCCAAAATATAGGTACATACATATAGTTTGAACAAAGTCAGTGAAAGATGAGCTTAAAAAATCAGGGAAAAAGGATAGAATCCTCACAATCATTAGCCATTTCAGAGACAAACAAGGCATGCAGGTTTGGGTCCGGTGCCGGTGGTCTGACGCCGATGCCGGTCTGGGTGGTCTGCTGGTCTGGTGCCGGTGGTCTGACGGCGGTGCCGGTCTGGGTGATCTGCTGGTCCGGTGCCGGTCTCACAGGCGAGCTGGGTGGTCCCTGGGTTTCGAGGGAAACAGAAAGGGGGGTGGGTGGTCTGCTGGTCCGGTGCCGGTGGTCTGACGGCGGTGCCGGTCTGGGTGGTCTGCTGGTCCGGTGCCGGTCTCACAGGCGAGCTGGGTGGTCCCTGGGTTTCGAGGGAAACAGAAAGGGGGGTGGGTGGTCTGCTGGTCCGGTGCCGGTCTAGAGCTGGATGGTCTGCTGGGTTTCGAGGGAAACAGAAAGGGGGGAGAATTTTTGGAGGGAAATGGTTTTGGTTCCTGAAACCCGTGATATtggtttcaaaatttttttaataaaatgccaCTGCCACGTGGAAAAGTGGCTGATGAAAGACGGACAAAAGGCTTCtctatagcatttctctaatatgAAAGGAAGATGTACAGCATAATATGAAGTGACATTTCATCAACACTTCATCAACAGTCTCACAATAACCACTTAAGTGTTCTAATTAATTACGAAatggaaataataaaaataaagttatatgaTATGCATGTATATTATGTATGATgtatgctttattttattttattttaagctcTATTTATGAGCGAGTTAGATGTTGTATTTAAACttaattcttcttctcttttttttttttttttggaatgtgtTCGAGCTTATTTATGCTAATTATCAGTTAAGTATTATTTAGATTACATTATTTGAATTAATTAGataaaccagtttttatttatgaacatttaaaaatcaaaattaacgacCCTGTATTTATCTGTAAGAGATTAATAATAGTAATTAATTTGATTGTAGAAGGCAGACGTTTAATGTTGTTCTGTTGTGAGATGTTTGTTTAAAGGAtgggtttttaattttggtATGACGCTTTGGGATGTGATTGGGTGTTGGAAACGTAAATGCCACGTGTATGAGTACAAATGGATGAATTTGAGAGATTCATGAGTGTTGTGGGTTGAAGCCTTGAAGGAGGCGTTTGAGTTTCCCAACGTGCAAAAGTTGTTGATCGAGTATATTGAACAGTGCAATGGCGTGGGAATGAGGAGTTCGAGGAAAATGAACGGTGGGGGGTGGTTTTGAATGGTGATTGGATGTCACATCAAGGCTGCTCTCTGCACTTACAGGCTATACATATTTAAAATCTtactaaatcttttaaaaaaatattccaaaactaTTTTTACGGGGTTGGGACTCGTATTGTAAAATATTACGTATATTTGCAATCAATATATAACACTCCTGCCCCTCATCTCGAGTGTTGAAAGCAAGCAATTCAAGACGTGCCAGGGGCCAGGGCTGTCATTTCATTGCATGCAGTGTACATGATCCTTCGTTGGAGTGGTTCTGCCAATGGAGAAG harbors:
- the LOC133878775 gene encoding uncharacterized protein LOC133878775 — its product is MPCLSLKWLMIVFVVLEPNRQEIIYSNYPYSIISLYKFPNCAVQNYKCPDWVADGLRGSICSGILCLLIGVLLVITESVDTSMVPPLDLFVNQSLVETQGNPQLPTTPLDKECESMESINSNNEATKKNTHEVLKPTAVHSTSPNKIVFI